In a single window of the Nodularia spumigena CCY9414 genome:
- the dndE gene encoding DNA sulfur modification protein DndE codes for MESPIERIKLSQTAKDQLLKLRRTTKIDQWNILCRWAFCRSLAEATAPSPVLIPQDSNVEMTWRVFGGEMSDILLLALKQRCHNDGYPIDKDSLASQFRLHLHRGIGYLAGDPNIKKIEDLIQLALKDGKDINNC; via the coding sequence ATGGAATCTCCAATTGAAAGAATTAAACTTTCTCAAACAGCCAAAGACCAACTTCTTAAACTCAGACGCACTACAAAAATTGACCAATGGAACATTTTATGTCGTTGGGCTTTTTGTCGTTCCCTAGCTGAAGCAACTGCACCCTCACCCGTACTAATTCCCCAAGATAGCAACGTGGAAATGACCTGGCGGGTATTTGGCGGCGAAATGTCTGATATCCTCCTCCTCGCCCTCAAGCAACGCTGTCACAACGACGGCTACCCCATTGATAAAGACAGCCTCGCTAGCCAATTTCGGCTGCACTTGCATCGGGGAATTGGTTATTTAGCGGGTGATCCAAATATCAAGAAAATTGAAGATTTAATCCAACTCGCGCTCAAAGATGGAAAGGATATTAATAACTGTTAA
- a CDS encoding type II toxin-antitoxin system PemK/MazF family toxin: MRIERGQIYFVNLNPVIGREQSGTRPVLVLSVDAINQLPLVVTVVVGTKGTNIKRDYPTNIRVSPSDSGLLIETVFLCFQIRSLDPNRFAAKSTGKISDSKMLEVEAAVRYCLGL, from the coding sequence GTGAGGATCGAAAGAGGGCAAATTTATTTTGTTAATCTTAATCCAGTTATAGGTCGAGAACAGTCAGGGACAAGACCTGTATTAGTTTTATCTGTAGACGCTATTAACCAATTACCTTTGGTAGTGACTGTAGTTGTAGGGACGAAAGGCACAAATATTAAGCGCGATTATCCTACTAATATTAGAGTATCTCCCAGTGACAGTGGATTGCTGATAGAAACTGTATTTTTATGTTTTCAAATTCGCTCTTTAGATCCAAATCGCTTTGCTGCTAAATCAACTGGCAAAATTTCTGATTCTAAGATGCTTGAAGTTGAAGCGGCGGTTCGTTACTGTTTGGGTTTATGA
- the dndD gene encoding DNA sulfur modification protein DndD, with protein sequence MIFLELVLQNFGPYCGRQVINLDPKIDQENSYPIILLGGMNGGGKTTLMDAIRLALYGHRAQCSTRGNLSYNDFLNQCVNSHSSPTEDTRIELVFEHIENDQPVKYRVVRRWTKNPKDGKDQLGILDAQEWLDTALVNIWDEYIENLLPLGISNLFLFDGEQVKELAEQETPPSIVVDAIRGLLGLELAERLGGDLEIIVNRKRKEIADTQDLANLEEIEHQLKLEQKEYQEVEVQLKELTDNLVVAEKKQQEAVDKFISEGGKIAGDRTYLEKQKSQIVAESENSRQAMRGLAADILPLALIEPLLNQAYLQGQKEFRTQQAKVAYNLLLERDHRLIELIKQLTIADQQVEKIQDFIDEENNLIKQDTTGEVWLLSDTETLHHLDNIIHHYLPYTKNATQKQLELHQTQEEEVITLERQIQTAASPEDYQRLVDELQAAQKEVAEAQAACEIAKQNLNELDTQIRTTKKTLEKYTETNIDRKYNEHIITATAKVQDTLKLFREKLTLRKLNKLEVEVTECFRYLLHKSDLVHRVAIHTDSFSLSLYDFNGKPVPKHRLSAGEKQLLAIAFLWGLARVSGHRLPVAIDTPLGRLDSSHRGNLVERYFPSASHQVILLSTDTEIGKHEVETLRNNEAIAREYLLKYDSSTRQTTIIENKYFW encoded by the coding sequence ATGATATTTCTTGAACTCGTATTACAAAACTTTGGCCCTTACTGTGGTCGTCAGGTAATCAACCTTGACCCAAAAATTGATCAGGAAAATTCCTATCCAATTATTCTATTAGGTGGGATGAATGGGGGCGGAAAAACTACCCTGATGGATGCAATTCGCCTAGCATTATATGGACATCGCGCCCAATGTTCTACCCGTGGGAACTTGAGTTATAATGATTTTCTTAACCAATGCGTTAATAGTCACAGTTCACCCACTGAAGATACTCGCATTGAATTAGTTTTTGAACATATTGAAAATGACCAACCAGTAAAATATAGAGTTGTTCGACGCTGGACAAAAAACCCTAAAGATGGTAAAGACCAATTAGGGATTTTAGATGCTCAAGAATGGCTGGATACGGCTTTAGTTAATATTTGGGATGAGTATATCGAAAATCTCTTACCTTTAGGGATTTCTAACTTGTTTCTATTTGATGGTGAACAAGTTAAGGAACTCGCAGAACAAGAAACACCTCCATCGATTGTAGTTGATGCAATTCGCGGACTTTTAGGTTTAGAACTAGCTGAACGTTTAGGCGGTGATTTAGAAATTATCGTCAACCGCAAGCGCAAAGAAATTGCGGATACTCAAGATTTGGCTAATTTAGAAGAAATTGAACATCAACTCAAGTTAGAACAAAAGGAATATCAGGAAGTTGAAGTTCAATTAAAGGAACTGACTGATAATTTAGTAGTAGCAGAAAAGAAGCAGCAAGAAGCTGTGGATAAATTCATCTCTGAAGGTGGTAAAATTGCAGGCGATCGCACTTATTTAGAAAAACAAAAATCTCAAATAGTTGCTGAGTCAGAAAATAGCCGTCAAGCCATGCGCGGATTAGCTGCTGATATTTTACCGTTAGCTTTAATTGAACCTTTGCTAAATCAAGCTTATCTCCAAGGACAAAAGGAATTTCGGACTCAACAAGCTAAGGTAGCATATAATTTATTATTAGAACGAGATCACCGCTTAATTGAATTAATTAAACAATTAACTATTGCTGACCAACAAGTAGAAAAAATTCAAGATTTTATTGACGAAGAAAATAATCTCATTAAGCAAGATACTACAGGGGAAGTTTGGCTATTATCTGATACAGAAACTCTGCATCATTTAGATAATATTATTCATCATTATTTACCCTATACAAAAAATGCTACTCAAAAGCAGCTAGAACTACACCAAACTCAAGAAGAAGAAGTTATTACCCTAGAAAGACAAATTCAAACAGCCGCATCTCCAGAAGATTATCAAAGGCTGGTAGATGAATTGCAAGCAGCCCAAAAAGAAGTTGCAGAAGCCCAAGCAGCTTGTGAAATAGCGAAACAAAATTTGAATGAATTAGACACTCAAATTCGGACTACTAAAAAAACCTTAGAAAAATATACAGAAACTAATATTGACCGCAAATATAATGAACATATTATTACGGCAACGGCTAAAGTTCAAGATACACTCAAACTTTTTCGGGAAAAACTGACTCTCCGCAAACTGAATAAATTAGAAGTTGAAGTTACAGAATGTTTCCGCTACCTGCTGCATAAATCAGATTTAGTGCATCGTGTCGCCATTCATACAGATAGTTTCAGCCTCTCTCTGTATGACTTTAATGGTAAACCAGTTCCCAAACATCGACTTTCAGCCGGCGAAAAGCAACTTTTAGCGATCGCCTTTCTCTGGGGATTAGCGCGAGTCTCTGGACACCGCTTACCTGTAGCCATAGACACGCCTCTGGGGAGATTGGACTCATCCCACCGGGGAAATCTCGTAGAACGGTATTTTCCATCCGCTAGTCATCAAGTAATACTGTTGTCTACTGATACTGAAATTGGTAAACACGAAGTAGAAACACTGAGAAATAATGAGGCGATCGCTCGTGAATATCTCCTCAAATACGACTCCTCCACCCGCCAAACTACAATCATAGAAAATAAATATTTTTGGTAG
- the dndC gene encoding DNA phosphorothioation system sulfurtransferase DndC, which yields MTTAQQPENKVPQTRTVAELVDYIQVLTTEIQELYCLDEIPWVVGYSGGKDSTATLQLIWNAIHELPPEKRIKPIHVITTDTGVENPYVATWVRNSLEQMKVAAQEQKMPIKPHLLKPETKQSYWVGLMGKGYPAPRHKFRWCTGRLKIDPSNNFIRDVVRASGETIVVLGTRKTESTNRAAIMAKREIGRVRERLSPHPSLVNSLLYTPIEDWRTDEVWLYLMQWSNPWEYSNKDLFAMYRGATADNECPLVVDTSTPSCGSSRFGCWVCTLVNSDRSMQAMIQNDEEKEWLQPLIDIRLEELNIDQDRSKRDFRRIWGEVQLFERNLEGEVSIEPIPGPYVKSWREHLLRKLLEAQTKIRRTAPENMRDITLISPEELSEIRRIWLEEKHEFDDSLPRIYQEVTGEVFKDPRPGAGYSLLGSDEWEVLEEICGDDAMHLELMSKLLDTERQYRKKGRRVGIYDSLEKCFVTSSHSPEEAIKNAHLKRDLKTAVDQGDVKKVKQLTLGDAVDESDDASDKPPSWGSMKFKKS from the coding sequence ATGACTACAGCACAACAACCAGAAAATAAAGTTCCGCAAACACGTACTGTAGCAGAGTTAGTGGACTATATCCAAGTTCTCACCACTGAAATACAAGAATTATATTGTTTAGACGAGATACCTTGGGTTGTGGGGTATTCCGGAGGTAAAGACAGCACGGCGACCTTACAGCTTATCTGGAACGCAATACATGAACTTCCACCAGAAAAACGGATTAAACCAATTCATGTAATTACAACTGATACAGGTGTCGAGAATCCTTATGTTGCTACTTGGGTACGTAATTCATTAGAACAGATGAAAGTAGCGGCTCAAGAGCAAAAAATGCCCATAAAACCGCATTTATTGAAACCAGAGACTAAACAGAGTTACTGGGTAGGTTTGATGGGTAAAGGCTATCCAGCACCACGTCACAAATTCCGTTGGTGTACCGGAAGATTGAAAATTGACCCTTCTAACAACTTCATTCGTGATGTTGTCCGGGCTAGTGGTGAAACAATTGTAGTCTTGGGAACTCGCAAGACGGAAAGTACTAATCGTGCGGCTATTATGGCCAAGCGTGAAATTGGTAGAGTCCGAGAGCGCCTTAGTCCTCATCCTAGTCTGGTTAACTCACTGCTTTATACTCCCATCGAAGATTGGCGTACTGATGAAGTTTGGCTGTATTTGATGCAATGGTCAAATCCTTGGGAATACAGCAACAAAGACTTATTTGCTATGTATCGAGGTGCAACAGCAGATAATGAATGTCCTTTAGTAGTTGATACTTCTACTCCTAGTTGTGGTAGCTCTCGTTTTGGATGCTGGGTCTGTACATTAGTTAATAGTGATAGGTCTATGCAAGCCATGATTCAAAATGATGAAGAGAAAGAATGGTTGCAACCTCTGATTGATATTCGTTTAGAAGAATTAAATATTGACCAAGACCGAAGTAAGCGAGACTTTCGCCGCATCTGGGGAGAAGTTCAACTATTTGAGCGCAACTTGGAAGGGGAAGTTTCTATTGAACCAATACCAGGCCCCTACGTTAAATCTTGGCGAGAACATTTGTTAAGAAAGTTACTAGAAGCACAAACTAAAATCAGGCGTACAGCACCAGAAAATATGCGCGACATTACGCTAATAAGTCCAGAGGAACTTAGCGAAATTCGCCGCATCTGGCTAGAAGAAAAGCACGAATTTGATGATAGTTTACCGCGCATTTATCAAGAAGTGACTGGTGAAGTTTTCAAAGACCCCCGTCCTGGTGCTGGCTACAGTCTACTGGGTAGCGATGAATGGGAAGTGTTAGAGGAAATTTGTGGCGATGATGCTATGCACTTAGAACTGATGTCTAAGCTGTTAGATACAGAACGCCAGTATCGGAAAAAAGGTCGTCGGGTGGGAATATATGACAGTTTAGAGAAATGTTTTGTCACCAGTTCCCATTCTCCAGAGGAAGCGATTAAAAATGCTCATTTGAAACGTGATTTAAAAACAGCCGTTGACCAAGGGGATGTGAAAAAGGTCAAGCAGTTGACTTTGGGCGACGCTGTGGATGAAAGCGACGACGCAAGCGATAAACCGCCAAGTTGGGGAAGTATGAAGTTTAAAAAGAGTTAA
- a CDS encoding DGQHR domain-containing protein, protein MKKNVSDQTADIAQEYLERENKDKQVLALLLEKFMGKKDQILVQKTEMGGTEAFVGSVTLEWLAGRVHFASGLPLLEKKYNPDTGNIEIDADSIDEIQQRPIDWTRQAPLVQYLAARKSHKFPPVLVVINQPWVDNPKAAEWDSQGIALKSTTDFTPLDKDGKVGLLNISEENVTIYALDGQHRLMSVQGLMELIKTRKLQRYKKDKTADDNSITLDDLRDKYQVDLDYLQSLPKEKIGIEFICAVAAGETRTEARRRVRSIFVHVNLMAAPLTKGQLAQLNEDDGFSIVARKIAVTHPLLEQRKERNPRVNWNSGTVASNSTVLTTLQALHDMCERYLGQKFPHWKPLEKGLIPMRPEDEELEEGIAEFSNLFDHLASLPSYKLLDEEDTPTLRRFSFEKDGGEGNLLFRPVAQVALAQALGILVFQKGFTLANVFKKLRKFDQQGGLSGMEYPQSLWYGVLYDPNKKRVQVSGRELAAKLLIYILGGVQDQMERAELRKALADARTIENKTIGFDGKFVEPKQVGLPPVL, encoded by the coding sequence ATGAAGAAGAATGTATCAGATCAAACTGCTGACATCGCTCAAGAGTATCTGGAACGGGAAAACAAGGATAAACAGGTACTCGCCTTACTGCTAGAGAAGTTCATGGGGAAGAAAGACCAGATTTTAGTCCAAAAAACCGAGATGGGCGGTACTGAGGCTTTTGTTGGTTCTGTTACCTTGGAATGGTTGGCTGGTCGTGTTCACTTCGCCTCTGGTTTACCCTTGCTTGAGAAAAAGTACAATCCAGACACTGGTAACATTGAGATTGACGCAGATAGCATTGATGAAATTCAGCAACGTCCCATTGACTGGACACGTCAAGCACCACTAGTACAGTATTTAGCAGCGCGGAAAAGTCATAAATTCCCACCTGTGCTGGTAGTAATTAATCAACCTTGGGTAGATAACCCCAAAGCGGCTGAGTGGGATAGTCAGGGAATAGCTTTAAAATCTACTACTGATTTCACCCCTTTAGATAAAGATGGTAAAGTTGGTCTGCTGAATATTTCTGAAGAAAATGTGACAATTTATGCTTTGGATGGTCAGCACCGACTCATGAGTGTACAAGGGTTGATGGAGTTAATCAAAACTCGCAAATTGCAGCGCTATAAAAAAGATAAAACTGCTGATGATAATTCTATTACCTTAGATGATTTGAGAGATAAGTACCAAGTAGACCTTGATTACTTGCAAAGCTTACCCAAAGAAAAAATAGGAATTGAATTTATCTGTGCGGTTGCGGCTGGGGAAACTCGCACCGAAGCTAGGCGAAGAGTAAGGTCTATCTTTGTTCATGTTAACTTAATGGCTGCACCATTGACTAAAGGTCAGTTAGCACAGCTAAATGAGGATGATGGGTTTTCCATTGTGGCGAGAAAAATTGCTGTTACTCATCCGCTTTTGGAACAACGAAAAGAGCGCAATCCTCGTGTTAATTGGAATAGTGGAACAGTGGCATCTAATTCTACTGTTTTAACCACCCTGCAAGCTCTCCATGATATGTGTGAGCGATATTTGGGGCAAAAGTTCCCTCACTGGAAACCTCTGGAAAAAGGCTTAATTCCCATGCGTCCAGAGGATGAAGAACTTGAGGAGGGAATTGCGGAATTTAGCAATTTATTTGATCATTTAGCCAGCCTTCCCAGTTATAAGCTGCTGGATGAAGAAGACACTCCAACTTTGCGACGCTTTAGTTTTGAAAAGGATGGGGGAGAAGGAAATCTGCTTTTTCGTCCTGTTGCACAAGTGGCTTTAGCGCAAGCTTTGGGAATCTTGGTTTTTCAAAAAGGTTTTACACTAGCAAATGTCTTTAAAAAGTTGCGGAAATTCGACCAACAAGGCGGTTTAAGTGGTATGGAGTATCCCCAGTCTTTATGGTATGGCGTTTTGTATGACCCCAATAAAAAGCGAGTCCAGGTTTCTGGACGGGAATTAGCGGCGAAGTTACTAATTTATATTCTGGGTGGAGTTCAGGATCAAATGGAACGCGCTGAACTGCGTAAGGCTTTGGCTGATGCGAGAACTATAGAAAATAAAACAATAGGTTTTGATGGTAAGTTTGTCGAACCCAAGCAAGTAGGACTTCCACCAGTGCTGTAA
- a CDS encoding HNH endonuclease — translation MKNLEHYRQKFSQLNVSVSRKLGNALYKPILLLSVVDLISRGIINDNKIYISDELIKTFTNYWNVIGSAYHKGGLHYPFYHLKNEGFWYLAFTPHFNGLRPKTTKRLKETIEYAYLDIELFNFLQDETSRKYLIDALVVAFFSENESDIEVILKINETFDDQTVEIEKLLKSENADYEPRWQLKRAAIRNAFFRKAIVYVYDSRCAFCGLKVTKAINQNIIDGAHIKPFSQFYDNRIHNGIALCKNHHWAFDRGWFTIDEQYKIIVSEDLAEVSPYAKPMKDFHGEKILLPNTEQYFPELEALQWHRQNIFQA, via the coding sequence ATGAAAAATTTAGAACATTATCGGCAAAAATTTTCACAATTAAATGTTAGCGTTAGCCGGAAGCTTGGGAATGCTTTATATAAACCTATATTACTTTTATCTGTAGTTGACTTAATTAGCAGAGGTATTATTAACGATAATAAAATTTATATTTCAGACGAATTAATTAAAACATTTACGAATTACTGGAATGTTATAGGATCTGCGTATCACAAAGGTGGTTTACACTATCCTTTCTACCATCTCAAAAATGAAGGATTTTGGTACTTAGCGTTTACACCTCATTTTAATGGGTTGCGTCCAAAAACGACTAAAAGACTGAAAGAAACTATTGAATATGCCTATTTAGATATTGAATTATTTAACTTCCTCCAAGATGAAACTTCTCGAAAATATTTAATTGATGCACTCGTGGTAGCCTTCTTTTCTGAGAATGAAAGTGATATAGAAGTTATTTTGAAAATCAATGAGACTTTTGATGACCAAACTGTAGAAATAGAAAAATTACTTAAATCTGAAAATGCAGATTATGAGCCAAGATGGCAGTTAAAGCGAGCAGCAATTAGAAATGCTTTTTTCAGGAAAGCTATTGTATATGTTTATGATTCTAGGTGTGCTTTTTGTGGACTGAAAGTAACTAAAGCCATAAATCAAAATATTATTGATGGCGCACACATTAAACCATTTTCCCAGTTTTATGACAACAGAATCCATAATGGAATAGCACTGTGTAAAAATCATCATTGGGCATTTGACCGTGGTTGGTTTACCATAGACGAGCAATACAAAATCATTGTGAGCGAAGATTTGGCAGAAGTTTCTCCCTACGCTAAACCTATGAAAGATTTTCATGGGGAAAAAATACTTCTACCAAATACAGAACAATACTTTCCAGAATTAGAAGCACTTCAATGGCATCGCCAAAATATATTTCAAGCCTAA
- a CDS encoding DNA phosphorothioation-associated protein 4: protein MAANRIRVAKDKAELVKQLLASKDTTGPFQTYVEVMVFAAALGVKHKKRVPLGEFTKREPSPIPQENFASLGHDLIINLLGITETKDIQILSSREEEYEDQRTQIFEEYANGGLEILQNELRGAVDYSERLLLLLISEKDAQEQSDEEFDLSKFLS, encoded by the coding sequence ATGGCTGCAAACAGAATCAGGGTTGCTAAAGATAAGGCTGAGTTGGTGAAACAGTTATTAGCATCAAAAGACACAACTGGTCCTTTTCAAACTTATGTAGAAGTAATGGTATTTGCCGCAGCTTTGGGAGTCAAACATAAAAAACGTGTTCCTCTAGGCGAATTTACAAAAAGGGAACCTTCGCCAATTCCACAAGAAAATTTTGCCTCTCTAGGACATGACCTCATTATCAACTTATTAGGAATAACTGAAACCAAAGATATACAAATACTTTCTTCTAGAGAAGAAGAGTATGAAGATCAACGTACCCAAATATTTGAAGAGTATGCTAATGGAGGGCTGGAAATTTTACAAAATGAATTACGAGGAGCCGTTGATTATTCAGAACGTCTGTTATTGCTTCTCATTTCCGAAAAAGATGCTCAAGAACAGTCAGACGAAGAATTTGATCTTAGTAAATTTTTAAGTTAA
- a CDS encoding Uma2 family endonuclease: MIASREGSYMSPQEYLEWEETQEVKYEYINGEVFAMTGGTIPHTTIALNLAAALKGHLRGGKCRAFMADAKLGVSENGPFHYPDVMVSCHPRDKQAIKFIQYPCLIVEVLSPGTEAYDRGGKFTQYRRIATLQEYVLIDAQKMSLDCFRLNDRGLWELHPYAEGDKVHLTSVDFRFPLSLVYEDVELTNHRGAEDTERKGE; this comes from the coding sequence ATGATTGCGAGTCGAGAAGGAAGTTATATGTCTCCCCAGGAGTATTTGGAATGGGAGGAGACACAGGAGGTTAAGTATGAATATATCAATGGTGAAGTTTTTGCCATGACTGGGGGGACTATTCCTCATACTACTATTGCTCTTAATTTAGCTGCGGCGTTAAAAGGACATTTACGAGGGGGTAAGTGTCGTGCTTTTATGGCAGATGCAAAGCTGGGTGTATCGGAAAATGGCCCCTTTCATTACCCGGATGTGATGGTGAGTTGTCATCCCAGGGATAAACAAGCTATTAAGTTTATTCAGTATCCTTGTCTGATTGTTGAGGTTCTTTCCCCAGGTACGGAAGCTTACGACAGAGGGGGTAAGTTTACGCAGTATCGTCGGATAGCAACTTTGCAAGAGTATGTGCTGATTGATGCTCAAAAAATGAGTTTGGATTGTTTTCGATTGAATGATAGGGGTTTATGGGAGTTACATCCTTACGCTGAGGGGGATAAGGTTCATTTAACTAGTGTTGATTTTCGCTTTCCTCTGTCTCTGGTTTATGAGGATGTGGAGTTGACGAACCACAGAGGCGCAGAGGACACAGAGAGGAAAGGGGAATAG
- a CDS encoding AAA family ATPase codes for MKLTSIKLCNFRSFYGTTPEIFLAVGDTLNTTIIHGNNGSGKTSLLNAFTWVLYEKFSAAFASAEQLVNKRSIAEAQKGQAVGCWVEVGWEHEGKRYKVNRSCRVYKNDSDFEAGKTELRMWVGEDDGSWYIPQQQPDDIINQILPASLHQYFFFDGERIEEIVRSDKKAEIAEATKIFLGVEVINRSIRHLGEAKKTLENELKAIGNAETKKLLKQQEQIEQESERITNRQTEIKQELEYQQTFKKETSNRLLELVKAKEIEDRWQNLELQKAENQEAFKKNKEALKKIISSRGYTVLLGETTSQFRKIVDDLKQRGELTSGISREFVNELLKTQRCICGADLSAGTDNHENVRTWLDKAGSSAVEETAIRMGVQVDEIDKQAGAFWEEVDREQARIKQLRETISQVEGELDNLQDKLRKDANEEISSLQKRLDEISSKIDELNREQGANQQKIIQLKTQIDALGKQISKQKLNEERQILAQRRINATQDAIERLTEVKNRQEKQFRLQLEKRVQEIFNQLSVKPYIPKISEKYELTLVEHTAGIEAPVAASTGENQILSLSFIASIIDKVREWSQKRKMMMLPDSSTFPIVMDSPFGSLDEMSRRHIAGTIPKLANQLIVLASKTQWRGEVEEEMTERIGKEYVLTYYSSKPDCEQNYIQLAGQRYPLVKQSPNEFEYTEIIEIIRN; via the coding sequence ATGAAGCTAACTTCAATTAAGCTGTGCAACTTTCGCTCCTTTTATGGTACAACCCCAGAAATATTCCTCGCCGTGGGAGATACCCTGAACACCACAATTATTCATGGTAATAACGGTTCTGGAAAAACCAGTTTACTCAATGCCTTCACTTGGGTATTATATGAAAAATTTAGTGCCGCTTTCGCCTCCGCCGAACAGTTAGTTAATAAACGTTCCATAGCTGAAGCCCAAAAAGGTCAAGCTGTAGGATGTTGGGTAGAAGTTGGCTGGGAACACGAAGGTAAACGCTATAAAGTTAACCGTTCCTGTCGGGTTTATAAAAATGACAGCGACTTTGAAGCTGGTAAAACAGAATTACGGATGTGGGTAGGTGAAGACGATGGTAGCTGGTACATACCACAACAACAACCAGATGATATTATTAATCAAATTTTACCTGCAAGTTTACATCAATATTTTTTCTTTGACGGTGAACGCATAGAAGAAATCGTGCGTTCTGATAAAAAAGCGGAAATTGCGGAAGCGACTAAGATTTTCTTGGGTGTGGAAGTAATTAACCGTTCTATCCGACATTTAGGAGAAGCGAAAAAAACTTTAGAGAATGAGTTGAAAGCCATTGGTAATGCAGAAACAAAGAAACTGCTAAAACAGCAAGAACAGATAGAACAAGAAAGTGAACGCATCACCAACCGCCAAACAGAAATTAAACAAGAGTTAGAATATCAGCAAACCTTTAAAAAAGAGACAAGTAACCGTTTATTGGAACTTGTTAAAGCCAAAGAAATAGAAGACAGGTGGCAAAATTTAGAATTGCAGAAAGCCGAAAACCAGGAAGCATTCAAAAAAAATAAAGAAGCCCTGAAAAAAATCATTTCCTCACGGGGTTATACAGTGTTACTGGGGGAGACGACATCACAATTTCGGAAAATTGTTGATGATTTAAAACAGCGAGGTGAGTTAACCTCTGGAATTTCGCGGGAATTTGTCAACGAATTATTAAAAACTCAACGCTGTATTTGTGGTGCAGACTTAAGCGCAGGTACTGATAATCATGAAAATGTCCGAACTTGGCTAGATAAAGCTGGTTCTTCAGCCGTAGAAGAAACCGCTATTCGCATGGGTGTTCAAGTCGATGAAATTGATAAACAAGCTGGGGCTTTTTGGGAAGAAGTTGATAGAGAACAAGCCAGAATTAAACAGTTAAGAGAAACTATATCCCAAGTTGAAGGTGAATTAGATAACCTTCAAGACAAACTACGAAAAGATGCAAATGAAGAAATTAGCAGCTTACAAAAACGCTTAGATGAGATTTCCAGCAAAATTGACGAACTAAATCGAGAACAAGGTGCAAACCAGCAGAAAATTATTCAATTAAAAACACAAATTGATGCTTTAGGTAAACAAATATCCAAGCAGAAACTAAATGAAGAACGACAAATTTTAGCACAGCGACGCATTAACGCTACTCAAGATGCAATTGAACGGTTAACCGAAGTTAAAAATCGGCAAGAAAAACAATTTCGTCTGCAACTAGAAAAACGAGTCCAAGAGATATTTAACCAGCTTTCAGTCAAACCATATATTCCCAAAATTAGCGAAAAATATGAATTAACCTTAGTAGAACACACTGCGGGAATAGAAGCACCAGTTGCAGCTTCTACAGGAGAAAATCAAATTCTCAGCTTATCCTTCATTGCCAGCATCATAGATAAAGTGAGAGAGTGGAGTCAAAAGCGCAAAATGATGATGCTTCCCGATAGTAGCACATTTCCTATTGTTATGGATTCCCCCTTTGGCAGCTTAGATGAAATGTCACGGAGACATATAGCGGGGACAATTCCCAAATTAGCTAATCAATTAATTGTCTTAGCCAGTAAAACTCAATGGAGAGGTGAAGTAGAAGAAGAAATGACAGAAAGAATTGGTAAAGAATACGTACTTACCTATTATTCCTCAAAACCAGATTGTGAACAAAATTATATCCAATTAGCAGGACAAAGATACCCCTTAGTCAAGCAAAGTCCCAACGAATTTGAATATACCGAAATCATAGAAATAATTCGTAATTAA